TTGATGTTATAATAACACCTACAACACCGGATATAGCATTTAAAATAGGAGAAAAATCTTCTGACCCTATTCAGATGTATCTATCGGATATATACACCGTATCGGTAAATATGGCAACGGTACCGGCTATAAGCATACCTTGTGGATTTAAAGATAATATGCCGGTGGGAATGCAGATAATAGGAAAACCTTTTGATGAAGGAACTATATTACAGGTAGCCCATTATTACGAAAGAATGAATGATTTTTATAAAAGATTTCCGGATTTATAATTGAAAAATCGTGGAAAATTTCATTGGCTTAGAATATATTTTTTAGATATACCTCTAACTTTGGAGTATAAAAATGGCTACAACAAAAGAAAGAGTAGATAAGCTTGAAAAATTGATGGCGGAACTTATAAAAACACAACAAAGAACTGAACTTGAATTACAAAGATTATCCAAAGAGATGAGAGAATTTAAAGATGAAATGAGAACCGAAATGAAAGAGTTTAAAGAAGCAATTAGAAAAGATACCGAGGAGTTTAAAGAAGCTATTAATAGAGACACTGAGAAATTTAAAGAGGCCATTAAAAAAGACACTGAGAACTTTAAAGAAACTATGAGAAAGGAAATGCAAGAGTTTAAAGAAGCTATTAATAGAGACACTGAAAAGTTTAAAGAGGCAATTAAAAAAGATACCGAGAACTTTAAAGAAGCTATGAGAAAGGAAATGCAAGAGTTTAAAGAAGCTATTAATAGAGACACTGAGAAATTTAAAGAGGCTATTAAAAAAGATACCGAGAACTTTAAAGAAGCTATGAGAAAGGAAATGCAAGAGTTTAAAGAAGCTATTAATAAAGATACTGAGAAATTTAAAGAGGCTATTAAAAAAGATACGGATGAGTTAAAAAAATCTATGAATAAAAGATGGGGTGAGTTAGCTAATAAACTTGGAACGATTGTTGAGGATATAATAGTTCCGGCAGTTTCTCCTGTTGTAAAACAATATTTTAATTGTGAAATAGATGATTTACAGGTTAACAGAAAGAAAAAAGATAAAAAAACCGGATTAAAAGATGAATTTGATGTTATAGCAGTTAGTGATGATTGTAAAACTGTGTTCTTAGTAGAAGTTAAATCTACGCCGAAAATTGATTATATAAATGAGTTTAAAGATAGAAAAATAGATAGATTTTTAGCTTTATTTCCGGAATATAGAGAATATAAACTAATTCCTATCTTTGCAAGTTTAAGATTAGAAGAAGATATAATAAACTATCTAACGAAACAAAAAATGTACGCAATGGCTTATAAAGAATGGGAATATATGGATATTCTTAATTTTGATAAAATAAATCAACTAAATTAAAAATAAATTAGTTTCGGAGACTCTATCAAACG
Above is a genomic segment from Venenivibrio stagnispumantis containing:
- a CDS encoding apolipoprotein A1/A4/E family protein; the encoded protein is MATTKERVDKLEKLMAELIKTQQRTELELQRLSKEMREFKDEMRTEMKEFKEAIRKDTEEFKEAINRDTEKFKEAIKKDTENFKETMRKEMQEFKEAINRDTEKFKEAIKKDTENFKEAMRKEMQEFKEAINRDTEKFKEAIKKDTENFKEAMRKEMQEFKEAINKDTEKFKEAIKKDTDELKKSMNKRWGELANKLGTIVEDIIVPAVSPVVKQYFNCEIDDLQVNRKKKDKKTGLKDEFDVIAVSDDCKTVFLVEVKSTPKIDYINEFKDRKIDRFLALFPEYREYKLIPIFASLRLEEDIINYLTKQKMYAMAYKEWEYMDILNFDKINQLN